A stretch of Mastomys coucha isolate ucsf_1 unplaced genomic scaffold, UCSF_Mcou_1 pScaffold3, whole genome shotgun sequence DNA encodes these proteins:
- the Tspyl1 gene encoding testis-specific Y-encoded-like protein 1 produces MSHPERDEETPSRRPPLGEEKAVIVGSAAPRGVAGLDPQMLGAAAAAFTASASQGAEEAPETRGAEEAPETRGAEEAPETRGAEEAPETRGAEEAPETRGAEEAPETRGAEEAPETRGAEEAPETRGEEEAPETREAEEAPETRGAEEAMEVVQVQKAAGEEAEMLEASGGASGAQEEAGLWHLGIDLRTNPLEAIQLELDTVNAQADRAFQHLEQKFGRMRRHYLERRNYIIQNIPGFWMTAFRNHPQLSAMVRGRDADMLRYVTNLEVKELRHPKTGCKFKFFFRRNPYFRNKLIVKEYEVRPSGRVVSLSTPIVWRRGHEPQSFIRRNQDLICSFFTWFSDHSVPESDRIAEIIKEDLWPNPLQYYLCREGIRRPRRRPIREPVEIPRPFGFQSG; encoded by the coding sequence ATGAGCCACCCGGAGCGGGACGAGGAGACCCCAAGCCGGCGCCCGCCGCTCGGCGAGGAGAAAGCAGTGATCGTGGGCAGCGCGGCGCCTCGGGGTGTCGCGGGCCTGGACCCCCAGATGCTGGGGGCCGCGGCGGCGGCGTTCACGGCATCGGCATCGCAGGGAGCGGAGGAGGCCCCGGAGACTCGGGGAGCGGAGGAGGCTCCGGAGACTCGGGGAGCGGAGGAGGCCCCGGAGACTCGGGGAGCGGAGGAGGCCCCGGAGACTCGGGGAGCGGAGGAGGCCCCGGAGACTCGGGGAGCGGAGGAGGCCCCGGAGACTCGGGGAGCGGAGGAGGCCCCGGAGACTCGGGGAGCGGAGGAGGCCCCGGAGACTCGGGGAGAGGAGGAGGCCCCGGAGACTCGGGAAGCGGAGGAGGCCCCGGAGACTCGGGGAGCGGAGGAGGCCATGGAGGTGGTGCAGGTGCAGAAGGCCGCGGGTGAAGAAGCGGAGATGCTGGAGGCGAGCGGAGGAGCGAGCGGGGCGCAGGAGGAGGCAGGGCTCTGGCATCTGGGCATAGATCTTCGCACCAACCCGCTGGAGGCCATCCAGCTGGAGCTGGACACTGTGAATGCTCAGGCCGACAGGGCCTTCCAACATCTGGAGCAGAAGTTTGGGCGAATGCGGCGACACTACCTGGAACGGAGGAACTACATCATTCAGAACATCCCCGGGTTCTGGATGACTGCCTTCCGGAACCACCCTCAGTTGTCCGCCATGGTTAGGGGTCGAGATGCAGACATGTTAAGGTACGTGACCAATCTGGAGGTGAAAGAACTGAGACACCCTAAGACTGGCTGCAAGTTCAAGTTCTTTTTTCGAAGAAACCCCTACTTCAGAAACAAGCTGATTGTCAAGGAATATGAAGTGAGACCATCTGGTCGAGTGGTGTCTCTTTCCACTCCAATCGTATGGCGGAGGGGGCATGAGCCCCAGTCCTTCATTCGCAGAAACCAAGACCTCATCTGCAGCTTCTTCACCTGGTTCTCGGACCACAGCGTTCCAGAGTCCGACAGAATCGCTGAGATTATCAAAGAGGACCTGTGGCCAAACCCGCTGCAGTACTACCTGTGTCGTGAAGGAATCCGTAGACCCCGACGTCGCCCGATAAGGGAGCCAGTGGAGATTCCCAGGCCTTTTGGCTTCCAGTCAGGTTAA